In Zingiber officinale cultivar Zhangliang chromosome 3B, Zo_v1.1, whole genome shotgun sequence, a single window of DNA contains:
- the LOC122056306 gene encoding probable polygalacturonase has protein sequence MREMWEKCSSSGKVQVFQCRRWLAAFFLSHKTLFVVIWSLVFFYLLRWRTSCVVESGLSVPRPGLSNSSDSFSSRLPQVKIDSTPPPVVVNSSDLSIPPPSQARSGPVLRPVVFNLCDFGAVGNGRTLNTKAFERAVAAIAELGERGGGQLDVPAGVWLTAPFNLTSHMTLFLAEGAVILAVEDERYWPLLPPLPSYGYGREHKGPRYGSLIHGQNLNDVIITGHNGTINGQGQTWWTKFQQRLLNHTRGPLLQLMWSKDVVISNITLRDSPFWTLHPYDCKNVTISNVTILAPISGAPNTDGIDPDSCENVVIENCYICTGDDGIAIKSGWDQYGIAYGRPSTNILIRNVVVRSVVSAGVSIGSEMSGGVSNVTVNNLYVWESRRGIRIKTAAGRGGYIRNISYRNVFLNKVTTGIVVRTDYNEHPDRFFNPNAIPALENIHFSGIQGKDVHLPVGIYGSQDIPLKNVTFREVSIGLSNKKKNVFQCSFIEGHVEGNAFSPPCKDLDHFNVRRRRGRRGRRGKRIEPPKKTQTL, from the exons ATGCGAGAGATGTGGGAGAAGTGCTCCTCCTCGGGGAAAGTTCAAGTTTTTCAGTGTCGCCGATGGCTGGCGGCGTTTTTCCTGTCCCACAAAACCCTATTTGTGGTCATCTGGAGCTTGGTGTTCTTTTACCTGCTACGGTGGAGGACGAGCTGCGTAGTTGAAAGCGGGTTGTCCGTTCCCCGGCCGGGGCTCTCTAATTCGTCCGATTCCTTCTCGTCGAGGCTGCCTCAAGTAAAGATCGACTCCACGCCTCCGCCGGTGGTGGTTAATTCGTCAGATTTGTCAATACCGCCGCCGTCGCAAGCAAGGTCCGGCCCCGTGCTTCGTCCAGTGGTGTTCAATTTGTGCGATTTCGGCGCGGTGGGAAATGGGAGGACCCTGAATACGAAAGCGTTTGAGCGTGCTGTGGCGGCGATAGCGGAGCTCGGGGAGAGGGGAGGTGGCCAGCTCGACGTGCCGGCTGGGGTATGGCTCACCGCTCCGTTCAATCTGACAAGCCATATGACTCTTTTCCTTGCCGAAGGTGCCGTTATTCTTGCCGTAGAG GATGAGAGATACTGGCCGCTACTGCCTCCGTTACCATCATATGGCTACGGAAGGGAACATAAAGGACCGAGATACGGAAGCCTGATACATGGTCAAAATCTGAATGATGTGATTATTACAG GACATAATGGCACGATAAATGGACAAGGCCAAACATGGTGGACAAAGTTTCAGCAGAGACTTCTCAACCACACAAGAGGTCCTCTTTTGCAGCTTATGTGGTCTAAGGATGTTGTCATTTCTAACATAACACTGCGAGACTCTCCTTTCTGGACACTGCATCCGTATGACTGCAAGAATGTTACCATCTCGAATGTTACTATTTTGGCTCCTATTTCTGGGGCACCAAACACCGACGGCATAGATCCAG ATTCTTGTGAGAATGTGGTGATAGAAAACTGCTACATATGCACCGGTGACGATGGCATAGCAATTAAGAGCGGTTGGGATCAGTATGGCATTGCTTATGGACGCCCGTCTACAAACATTTTGATTAGAAATGTCGTAGTTCGCTCTGTGGTTAG CGCAGGAGTATCGATAGGCAGTGAAATGTCTGGTGGAGTTTCAAATGTAACAGTGAACAATCTTTACGTCTGGGAGTCAAGGAGAGGTATAAGGATTAAAACAGCTGCCGGCAGAGGAGGGTACATTCGCAACATTTCCTACCGAAATGTGTTCCTTAACAAGGTTACCACTGGCATTGTGGTAAGGACTGACTATAACGAGCACCCTGATCGATTCTTCAACCCAAATGCTATTCCTGCCCTTGAAAACATACACTTCAGTGGAATCCAAGGCAAGGATGTTCACCTTCCTGTTGGAATTTACGGAAGCCAAGATATCCCTTTGAAGAATGTTACCTTTCGCGAAGTGTCAATTGGTTTGAGCAACAAGAAAAAGAATGTCTTCCAGTGCTCTTTCATCGAAGGTCACGTTGAAGGAAATGCATTTTCACCACCATGCAAAGATCTCGATCATTTTAATGTTAGAAGAAGGCGAGGAAGGCGAGGAAGGCGGGGAAAGCGGATTGAACCACCAAAGAAGACGCAAACACTGTAA